A single region of the Zootoca vivipara chromosome 2, rZooViv1.1, whole genome shotgun sequence genome encodes:
- the LRRN1 gene encoding leucine-rich repeat neuronal protein 1, with the protein MAGINFTLRVCHLVLGLLINQFSASSIPNNECPQLCVCEIRPWFTPQSTYREATTVDCNDLRLTKIPSNLSSDTQVLLLQSNNIAKTTDELQQLFNLTELDFSQNNFTSIKDVGLSNLTQLTTLHLEENQITEMTDYCLQDLCNLQELYINHNQISTISANAFSGLKNLLRLHLNSNKLKVIDSRWFDSTPNLEILMIGENPVIGILDMNFKPLSNLRSLVLAGMYLTDIPGNALIGLDSLESLSFYDNRLVKVPQLALEKVPNLKFLDLNKNPIHKIQEGDFKNMLRLKELGINNMGELVSVDRYALDNLPELTKLEATNNPKLSYIHRLAFRDVPALESLMLNNNALNAVYQKTVDSLPNLREISIHSNPLRCDCVIHWINSNKTNIRFMEPLSMFCAMPPEYRGQQVKEVLIQDSSEQCLPMISHDTFPNHLNLDIGMTVFLDCRAMAEPEPEIYWVTPLGNKITAETLSDKYKLSSEGTLEISNIQTEDSGRYTCVAQNIEGADTRVATIRVNGTLLDGTQVLKIYVKQAESHSILVSWKVNSNVMTSNLKWSSATMKIDNPHITYTARVPVDVHEYNLTHLQPSTDYEVCLTVSNIHQQTQKSCVNVTTKNAAFSLEITDQETSTALAAVMGSMFALISLASVSVYVAKRFKRKNYHHSLKKYMQKTSSIPLNELYPPLINLWEGDSEKDKEGTAETKPTQVDTSRSYYMW; encoded by the coding sequence ATGGCTGGGATTAATTTTACATTAAGGGTTTGCCATTTGGTTCTGGGATTACTCATAAATCAATTTAGTGCATCTTCCATACCGAATAATGAATGTCCACAGTTGTGCGTCTGTGAGATAAGGCCGTGGTTTACACCCCAGTCGACCTATAGAGAAGCTACAACAGTTGACTGCAACGATCTTCGTTTAACAAAAATCCCCAGTAACCTTTCCAGTGATACCCAGGTTCTTCTCTTGCAAAGCAACAACATTGCCAAGACCACCGATGAGCTCCAACAGCTTTTCAATTTAACAGAATTGGATTTTTCACAGAATAATTTTACTAGTATAAAAGATGTGGGGCTGTCAAATCTTACTCAGCTCACTACTTTACATCTGGAGGAGAATCAGATCACAGAGATGACAGATTACTGCTTACAGGATCTGTGCAATCTTCAGGAACTTTATATAAACCATAACCAAATCAGTACCATTTCTGCAAATGCATTCTCAGGCTTGAAGAACCTTTTAAGACTTCATCTaaattccaacaaattaaaagttATTGACAGTCGCTGGTTTGATTCTACACCCAACTTGGAAATTCTGATGATTGGGGAAAATCCTGTGATTGGGATATTAGATATGAATTTCAAGCCACTCTCAAATTTAAGAAGTCTGGTTCTGGCTGGTATGTACCTGACTGATATCCCTGGAAATGCTCTAATAGGCTTGGATAGTCTTGAAAGTCTCTCATTTTATGACAACAGATTAGTTAAAGTCCCTCAGCTTGCACTTGAGAAAGttccaaatttaaaatttttgGATCTTAACAAAAACCCAATCCACAAAATCCAAGAAGGAGACTTCAAAAACATGCTTCGGTTGAAAGAACTTGGAATCAACAATATGGGAGAGCTGGTCTCTGTTGACAGGTATGCACTAGACAATCTTCCTGAACTTACCAAGCTTGAAGCAACGAACAACCCAAAGTTATCTTATATACATCGTTTAGCATTTCGGGATGTTCCTGCTCTGGAAAGCCTGATGCTTAACAATAATGCCTTGAATGCAGTCTACCAAAAAACAGTGGATTCCCTGCCAAACTTGCGTGAGATCAGCATTCACAGTAATCCCCTCAGGTGTGACTGTGTCATCCATTGGATAAACTCAAACAAGACTAATATCCGTTTCATGGAGCCCTTATCAATGTTCTGTGCTATGCCACCAGAATACAGAGGGCAGCAAGTCAAGGAGGTGTTAATACAGGATTCCAGCGAGCAATGTCTTCCCATGATTTCTCACGACACATTTCCAAATCATTTGAATTTGGACATTGGCATGACTGTCTTCTTGGATTGTCGGGCTATGGCAGAGCCAGAACCTGAAATCTATTGGGTAACTCCACTTGGGAATAAAATAACTGCTGAAACCCTTTCGGACAAATACAAGCTTAGCAGTGAAGGGACTCTGGAAATATCAAATATTCAGACCGAGGATTCAGGAAGGTACACATGTGTGGCTCAAAACATAGAAGGAGCAGATACAAGAGTAGCTACAATTAGAGTGAATGGAACGCTGCTGGACGGTACTCAAGTTCTGAAAATATATGTCAAACAAGCAGAATCTCACTCAATCTTGGTGTCTTGGAAGGTTAACTCTAACGTAATGACGTCCAACTTGAAATGGTCATCCGCTACAATGAAGATTGATAATCCTCACATTACCTATACCGCTAGGGTCCCAGTGGATGTGCATGAATACAACCTCACACACTTGCAACCTTCCACAGATTACGAAGTCTGCCTCACTGTATCTAACATCCATCAGCAAACTCAAAAGTCCTGTGTTAACGTTACTACAAAAAATGCAGCATTTTCCCTTGAGATTACTGACCAAGAAACAAGCACAGCTCTGGCTGCAGTCATGGGATCCATGTTTGCTCTTATTAGTCTTGCCTCTGTTTCTGTCTATGTTGCTAAGAGGTTTAAGAGGAAAAACTACCACCATTCACTGAAAAAGTATATGCAAAAGACCTCCTCCATCCCTCTGAATGAACTCTATCCTC